AGGGATCTCTCCTTCTCATTACAAGTAAATTCAcgataataattaatgaagCCAGCCcttcttatatattaattaataatcgtCATTGTTGATCCCTCCTTGATCTCTTAATTTGCATTGCCGgagaaattatttattaatatttctcTAAAAATCTTTGGATGTCTGATGATGATCTTATATGATTGATGCTCATAATATATAGTGGCACTCTGTGGGGCGAACCAAAGGCGAAGAGATGTGTGGGACAGAAGGAGCCCTTGCTCGGGTCGACTTATCCGGGGGGTTTGCCACCGGCGGTGGGAGTCCTGAAGTCTGTGCTGAAGAACATCACAAAGCCCGTGACGTTGCTTGACATAACGAATCTCTCGCTTCTAAGGAAAGACGGACATCCTTCGATCTACGGGCTCAGCGGGAGAACGGGGACGGACTGCATCCACTGGTGCTTAGCGGGCGTTCCGGATACTTGGAACGAAATTCTTTACAATCTCATTCTTTGACCAATTGATCATTATTGTCGacattgttattgttattggGGAAAATATATTTGTTCTGTGCGTAATAAAGATATTCATGAAAATATTTCACCCGTTACTATACGATAATGACTTCTAGAAGAAATTGCCTACCGGAATCAAAATTCGATTTTACTTATATTTCGCTTTTTTGGtaagaattttattattatatattatacaaacAAAATGATGACATCTAATATAATTCTCAAGGACCAATTACGCGGAGTATCAGTTTATAAAGCTATTTCGTTGCCCATAAAAGAAATggcaaaaaaagaatttagagATTTgacaataaaaggaaaaaatccTCTCATTCTTTCTAAAAATCCTCTCATTCTTTCTCTTTTATATGGCAAGTAAATTTTGCTCGATTGTCGACATAATTATAACATATTTAATTCTTGCAAGTCGATAAAATTGAGGATTTTCTTACCATATTAAGGTTTTCGTGCcaattaagtaaaatataattcaGTATTTATTACCCTTAACttcattataaatataaatatccaTCGTCTCTCCTCTACTTTGCTTCTTCGCAAGatcctctcctctctttttGAAAACCATGTCTTATTGCAAGAATCAGAAAATAATTCCTGTGTTGGTCTTGCTCGTGCCAATATTCATCTCCCAGTTGGCTGCGGCATATGCCAATGCCAATGGGAACGCTGTCTTCCATGACAAATACATGAAAGGCTGTGATCTTTTCAAGGGGAGTTGGGTGTACGATGATTCCGTTCCGACATATAATTCTACAGTCTGTCCCTTCCTCGACCAGGGATTCGATTGCCAGAGGAACGGTCGACCTGACCATGACTACCTCAAGTATAGGTGGCAGCCTGAGGGCTGTAACATCCCCAGGTAATTAAGTCCGTTCAGAATTAATCCTCTTCATCAGTGCAGTTCCTTCCAGTCCAGTTCAGTTTTCACTGACCGATGATGTCGTCTTTGACTCTTTTGGCTATAAATACTCCTATCCTATGTATGTACACGTACGTTTACATAATTTCGGCGAGGCAACGGTGCAATTAATTGTCGTGTGATGGATCGGTTTTTACAGTTTCAACGGTCGGGATTTCTTGGAGAGGCACAAGGGAAAGAAGATAATGTTCGTCGGGGACTCTCTCACTAACAATATGTGGCAATCGTTCACGTGCATGCTTCACTCCTCAGTCCCAGCGGCCAAATACACCATATCCCATGCGGGCACCTCTACCCCTGCCGTTACTTTCTCTTTTCCGGTATTTACATCAATACAAAGTTTtgtcaataaattaaataattccTCGATAAATATCGAATAATTATGTTTTAGTTGGTTTTCGAAAAAACTACATGTTGAAATTCTCTCTTACTCTTCCCTCAATTGGGATTGGCTGATACGTATTATTATGATCATCAACCTGTCttattatcaaatttttttcgattCCAATAGGATTACGGGGTGTCAGTCATTAGCTTGACGAATAGGTTCTTGGTTGACATAGTCAGTGCGAAAGAAGGCAGGGTGTTGAAGCTTGACAGCCTCACGACTGGTGACCAGTGGAAGGGTATGGACTACTTAATCTTCAACACTTATCACTGGTGGTTCCACACCGGCAGCCTCCAAACGTATGCAtctctatctatatatctatttgtATAACCAATGCATCACTCGGCTAGTTATGGGTTGTATGTATGTACTGGACCAATCACCCCTATAAAAGAACAAAACTCTAATGTTAATGTTGCAGGTGGGACTATTTCCAAGTTGGAAATAAGTTGTACAAAGACATGGACCGACTCGAAGCCCTGAAGATTGGACTTACTACGTGGGCTAAGTGGGTCGACTCAAACATCGATCCCCGTAACACGACAGTCTTCTTCCATGGAATATCAGCTCTGCATTTCAAGTGAGatagcaatatatatatatatatatatatatattcaaccccattaattaattagttgtgTCCAATATTATTCTGAACTGTGAATTTCCCGTTGGCTCCGAATATAATATCACATAAACTCTTTTTCCATGCAGTGCCGAGGACTGGAAAGGCAATGGCACGAAGGGATGCCAAGGGGAGACACAGCCTGTGCTTGGATCGACTTACCCTTCGCCTGGTCTCCCTGGGAAGTCCATAATAGAAGGCGTCCTGAATTTGATGGTGAACCCCCCACATTTTCTTGACGTGACACTGCTGACCCAGCTCAGAAAAGACGGGCATCCTTCGATCTATGCGGGAAAGGGAAGCGGTTTTCTAGATTGCAGCCACTGGTGCCTCGCAGGTGTCCCGGACGCATGGAATCAGCTTCTCTATGCATCTCTTATGAGAATGTAGATAATATCTtcatcataaatatataaatatatgattatAATAATCTTCTTCTCGGACTACCTATTTTGTTTTCCTAATAATGATTTTGACGGGGCTTAAACAATGGCAATGAATGACTGATTTTCTCAGGGAAGGTATTGATCCCGACATAGCACCGGCGCCTGATGCTTCTCAGCCCAGCGCACCCCCACCACTGCCAGGGGTGCCCAGCCCTTCAGTTGTGCCTGGTCCTCCTGTCTCGCCAGTCCCTCCTCCTCATCCTTCAGGGGGCCCGAGCCCTTCACATGGGCCTCAACACCCAGGCAGCCCAAGCCCTGCAGGATGGCCAATCCCTCCCTCGGGTGGGCTGAGCCCATCATCTCCTGGGCCTGAGCACCCAGGCAGCCCAAGCCCTGCAGGCTGGCCCACCCCTCCCTCTGCTGGGCACAGCCCATCATCACCTGCGCCCGAGCACAACGGCAGTCCAAGCCCTTCAGCTGGGCCTGGACATCCTGGCGAGCCCGGCCCTTCGGACAGGCCGGGACAGCCACTTGCTCCCAGCCCAGGAGACTGGCCCGGACCTTCAGACGCGCCGAGTCCTTCACACAAGAAGTCAGATGGGCTGGGGCTCAGACCTTTGTCCTTTGGTTCTAACCTTGCCCTTGTGATGCTGCTCCTTGCTGTTTATTTACAGTTCATCCAACGCTGATTGATGGATTCATTCAGAGGGAGGATCGTGGACGGAGT
Above is a window of Punica granatum isolate Tunisia-2019 chromosome 7, ASM765513v2, whole genome shotgun sequence DNA encoding:
- the LOC116213330 gene encoding protein trichome birefringence-like 42; translated protein: MSYCKNQKIIPVLVLLVPIFISQLAAAYANANGNAVFHDKYMKGCDLFKGSWVYDDSVPTYNSTVCPFLDQGFDCQRNGRPDHDYLKYRWQPEGCNIPSFNGRDFLERHKGKKIMFVGDSLTNNMWQSFTCMLHSSVPAAKYTISHAGTSTPAVTFSFPDYGVSVISLTNRFLVDIVSAKEGRVLKLDSLTTGDQWKGMDYLIFNTYHWWFHTGSLQTWDYFQVGNKLYKDMDRLEALKIGLTTWAKWVDSNIDPRNTTVFFHGISALHFNAEDWKGNGTKGCQGETQPVLGSTYPSPGLPGKSIIEGVLNLMVNPPHFLDVTLLTQLRKDGHPSIYAGKGSGFLDCSHWCLAGVPDAWNQLLYASLMRMEGIDPDIAPAPDASQPSAPPPLPGVPSPSVVPGPPVSPVPPPHPSGGPSPSHGPQHPGSPSPAGWPIPPSGGLSPSSPGPEHPGSPSPAGWPTPPSAGHSPSSPAPEHNGSPSPSAGPGHPGEPGPSDRPGQPLAPSPGDWPGPSDAPSPSHKKSDGLGLRPLSFGSNLALVMLLLAVYLQFIQR